The proteins below come from a single Marinobacter bohaiensis genomic window:
- a CDS encoding carbohydrate ABC transporter permease encodes MTNPTVKRFAIGLLAWVIAFVIFFPIFWMVLTGFKTETEAVADPSLIFSPTLDSYAEVQQRADYFKFAWNSVVVAFGSTLLALIIAIPSAYSMSFLPTKRTKGTLLWMLSTKMLPPVGVLVPIYLLFRDTGLLDTKLGLTIVYTLMNLPIVVWMLYTFFKDLPKDILEAGRMDGASTFQEVWHLLLPLTVPGIASTGLLSVILSWNEAFWSLNLTSSQAAPLTAYIASFSSPEGLFWAKLSAASTMAIAPILVFGWLTQKQMVRGLTFGAVK; translated from the coding sequence ATGACCAATCCAACCGTAAAACGCTTCGCCATCGGCCTGCTGGCCTGGGTCATCGCCTTCGTGATCTTCTTCCCGATCTTCTGGATGGTGCTGACCGGCTTCAAGACGGAAACCGAGGCGGTGGCCGATCCCTCGCTGATTTTCTCACCGACGCTGGACAGCTACGCCGAGGTGCAACAGCGGGCGGACTACTTCAAATTCGCCTGGAACAGTGTGGTCGTCGCCTTCGGCTCCACCCTGCTGGCGCTGATCATCGCGATCCCGTCGGCCTATTCGATGTCGTTCCTGCCTACCAAGCGCACCAAGGGCACGCTGCTGTGGATGCTATCCACCAAGATGCTGCCACCGGTGGGCGTGCTGGTACCCATCTACCTGCTGTTCCGGGACACCGGGCTGCTGGACACCAAGCTGGGGCTGACCATCGTCTATACCCTGATGAACCTGCCGATCGTGGTGTGGATGCTCTACACCTTCTTCAAGGATCTGCCCAAGGACATCCTCGAAGCCGGTCGCATGGACGGCGCCTCCACCTTCCAGGAGGTGTGGCACCTGCTGCTGCCGCTGACCGTGCCGGGCATCGCCTCCACCGGTCTGCTGTCGGTCATCCTGAGCTGGAACGAGGCCTTCTGGAGTCTCAACCTGACCTCGTCCCAGGCGGCACCGCTGACCGCCTACATCGCCTCGTTCTCCAGTCCCGAGGGGCTGTTCTGGGCCAAGCTCTCCGCCGCGTCCACCATGGCCATCGCGCCAATCCTGGTGTTCGGCTGGCTGACCCAGAAACAGATGGTCCGCGGCCTGACATTCGGCGCGGTCAAATAG
- a CDS encoding carbohydrate ABC transporter permease yields MNKPRAAGRTVGGLRPLALQGPAVTLLFLWMIVPLAMTVWFSFQRYNLLMPGMTGFAGLENYEYLFTDPALWTAMLNTLLLVGWVLVITVVGGTLLAVLFQQEFFGRGIARVLVISPFFVMPTVSALVWKNLMMHPANGVLAWLAGVFGAEPVDWFSSLPMTSIVIIVAWQWLPFALLILLTAMQSLDDDQVEAARMDGAGPVAIFFFITLPHLKRAISVVIMIEMIFLLTVFAEIFVTTSGGPGLATTNLAYLIYIRALLDFDVGMASAGGVVAIILANIVAIFLVRMVAKNLDE; encoded by the coding sequence ATGAACAAACCCCGAGCTGCCGGACGCACGGTCGGCGGGCTGCGGCCATTGGCGCTGCAAGGGCCCGCGGTCACCCTGCTGTTCCTGTGGATGATCGTACCGCTGGCGATGACCGTCTGGTTCTCGTTCCAGCGCTACAACCTGCTGATGCCCGGCATGACCGGCTTCGCCGGGCTGGAGAACTACGAATACCTGTTCACCGACCCGGCCCTGTGGACGGCCATGCTCAACACCCTGCTGCTGGTCGGCTGGGTGCTGGTCATCACCGTGGTCGGCGGAACGCTGCTGGCGGTGCTGTTCCAGCAGGAATTCTTTGGTCGCGGCATCGCCCGGGTGCTGGTGATCTCGCCCTTCTTCGTCATGCCCACGGTCAGCGCGCTGGTGTGGAAGAACCTGATGATGCACCCGGCCAACGGCGTGCTGGCCTGGCTGGCGGGTGTGTTCGGCGCCGAGCCGGTGGACTGGTTCTCGTCCCTGCCGATGACCTCGATCGTGATCATCGTGGCCTGGCAGTGGCTGCCGTTCGCCCTGCTGATCCTGCTCACCGCCATGCAGTCGCTGGACGACGATCAGGTGGAAGCCGCCCGTATGGACGGCGCCGGGCCGGTGGCGATCTTTTTCTTCATCACGCTGCCGCACCTCAAGCGCGCCATCAGCGTGGTGATCATGATCGAGATGATTTTCCTGCTCACCGTGTTCGCGGAGATCTTCGTCACCACCTCCGGCGGACCGGGCCTGGCCACCACCAACCTGGCCTACCTGATCTACATCCGCGCCCTGCTGGATTTCGACGTAGGCATGGCCTCCGCCGGCGGCGTGGTCGCCATCATCCTGGCCAACATCGTTGCCATCTTCCTGGTGCGGATGGTGGCCAAGAACCTGGACGAGTGA
- a CDS encoding mannitol dehydrogenase family protein: MTRLSQSTLNELAAGVAVPGYDRSAVSAGIVHFGVGGFHRAHQAMYLDSLMNQGQALDWGIVGVGVMPGDRRMQDALATQDHLYTLVVKHPDGHYDARVIGSMLDYLFAPDDPDAVIERMVDPAIRIVSLTVTEGGYNVHPVSGDFNRSHPDILHDLDNPARPKTAFGLITEALRRRRERQLPPFTVMSCDNIQGNGEVAHRMFTAYARLRDPELADWIEQTVPFPNSMVDRITPVTTDADIAELRDRFDLEDHWPVVCEPFTQWVLEDRFVDGRPPLEEAGVQVVADVEPYELMKLRLLNASHQALCYFGYLAGYRYAHEVCQDPLFVDFLMAYMEQEGSPTLADVPGVDLAQYRRTLIERFANPEIKDTLARLCAESSDRIPKWLLPVIRHQLESGGDMHRAAAVVASWARYAEGTDESGQPIDVVDPLKASLMAIAADNRKHPTAFIENRELFGDLAGEPRFRDAYLAALNRLHSDGARSTVEALVRGDL, from the coding sequence ATGACCCGACTGTCCCAAAGCACACTCAACGAACTGGCCGCCGGCGTCGCCGTCCCCGGGTACGACCGCAGCGCCGTCTCGGCGGGGATCGTCCACTTCGGGGTGGGCGGCTTTCACCGCGCCCATCAGGCCATGTACCTGGACAGTCTGATGAACCAGGGCCAGGCGCTGGACTGGGGCATCGTCGGCGTCGGCGTGATGCCCGGCGACCGGCGCATGCAGGACGCCCTGGCCACCCAGGACCACCTCTACACCCTGGTGGTCAAGCATCCGGACGGCCATTACGACGCCCGCGTGATCGGCAGCATGCTGGACTACCTGTTTGCCCCGGACGATCCCGACGCGGTGATCGAACGCATGGTGGACCCGGCCATTCGGATTGTCTCGCTGACCGTCACCGAGGGCGGCTACAACGTGCATCCGGTGTCCGGCGACTTCAACCGCAGCCATCCCGACATCCTGCACGACCTGGACAACCCGGCCCGCCCGAAAACCGCGTTCGGCTTGATCACCGAAGCCCTGCGCCGGCGCCGGGAGCGCCAGTTGCCGCCGTTCACCGTCATGTCCTGCGATAACATCCAGGGCAACGGCGAAGTGGCCCACCGCATGTTCACCGCCTACGCCCGCCTGCGCGACCCGGAGCTGGCGGACTGGATCGAGCAGACGGTGCCCTTCCCCAATTCCATGGTGGACCGCATCACCCCGGTCACCACCGACGCCGATATCGCCGAGCTGCGCGACCGCTTCGACCTGGAGGACCACTGGCCGGTGGTGTGCGAACCCTTTACCCAGTGGGTGCTGGAAGACCGCTTTGTCGACGGCCGCCCACCGCTGGAAGAGGCCGGCGTGCAGGTGGTGGCCGACGTCGAGCCCTACGAGCTGATGAAGCTGCGTCTGCTCAACGCCAGCCACCAGGCGCTGTGTTATTTCGGCTACCTGGCGGGCTACCGTTACGCCCACGAGGTGTGTCAGGACCCGCTGTTCGTCGACTTCCTGATGGCCTACATGGAACAGGAAGGCAGCCCCACCCTGGCGGATGTGCCCGGCGTGGATCTGGCGCAGTACCGCCGCACGCTGATCGAACGCTTCGCCAACCCGGAGATCAAGGACACCCTGGCCAGACTCTGCGCGGAAAGCTCCGACCGCATTCCCAAATGGCTGCTGCCGGTGATCCGCCACCAGCTGGAATCCGGCGGCGACATGCACCGGGCGGCCGCCGTGGTGGCCAGCTGGGCGCGCTACGCCGAGGGCACCGACGAATCGGGCCAGCCCATCGACGTCGTTGACCCGCTCAAGGCCAGCCTGATGGCCATCGCCGCCGACAACCGCAAACACCCCACGGCGTTCATCGAGAACCGGGAACTGTTCGGCGACCTGGCCGGCGAGCCACGCTTCCGCGACGCCTACCTGGCCGCTCTCAACAGACTGCACAGCGACGGCGCACGATCCACGGTGGAAGCGCTGGTGCGGGGTGATCTGTGA
- a CDS encoding L-iditol 2-dehydrogenase, with amino-acid sequence MKLQDKVAVITGGARGIGRAIVERYLDEGARVVVADIDRQAIDDTLADLKRERGDAVLLMGQTLNVCDRTSIDSMIKAVTDRWGGIDILVNNAAVFDMAPVLEVTEDSYDRQFSVNVKGLFFTLQAVARAMVERGKGGKIVNMASQAGRRGEPLVSLYCASKAAVISLTQSCGLDLIQYGINVNGIAPGVVDTPMWDEVDALFARYENRPLGEKKRLVGEAVPYGRMGRPEDHAGAAVFLASADSDYVVSQTLNVDGGNWMS; translated from the coding sequence ATGAAACTGCAGGACAAGGTGGCCGTCATCACCGGCGGCGCACGCGGTATTGGCCGGGCCATCGTCGAACGCTACCTCGACGAAGGCGCCCGCGTGGTCGTGGCGGACATCGACCGCCAGGCCATCGACGACACCCTGGCCGACCTCAAACGCGAACGGGGCGACGCGGTACTCCTGATGGGCCAGACCCTGAATGTCTGCGACCGAACCTCCATCGACAGCATGATCAAGGCCGTCACCGACCGCTGGGGCGGCATCGACATCCTCGTCAACAACGCCGCGGTGTTCGACATGGCGCCCGTGCTGGAGGTGACCGAGGACAGCTACGACCGCCAGTTCAGCGTCAACGTAAAGGGCCTGTTCTTCACCCTGCAGGCGGTGGCCCGGGCCATGGTCGAGCGGGGCAAAGGCGGCAAGATCGTCAACATGGCAAGCCAGGCCGGCCGCCGCGGCGAGCCGCTGGTGAGCCTGTACTGCGCCTCCAAGGCGGCGGTGATCAGCCTCACCCAGTCCTGCGGGCTGGACCTGATCCAGTACGGCATCAACGTCAACGGCATCGCCCCCGGCGTGGTGGACACGCCCATGTGGGATGAAGTGGACGCCCTGTTCGCCCGATACGAGAACCGCCCCCTGGGCGAGAAGAAACGCCTGGTGGGCGAAGCGGTGCCCTACGGGCGGATGGGCCGGCCCGAGGATCATGCCGGCGCGGCGGTATTCCTCGCCAGCGCCGACAGCGACTATGTTGTATCCCAGACACTGAATGTGGATGGCGGCAACTGGATGAGCTGA
- a CDS encoding HAD family hydrolase, with translation METLIFDCDGVLVDSEVIAEATLVDMLRDWLPDLAPDTVLRNALGMTTGNILRHLEQLSVHTLPDDALPRIDAAIEGRLGQSLQPIHGVADVVSRLDLPLAIVSNSTRFRVRNSLRTTGLDAWLGQAPLFTAEQVPLPKPDPAVYLLAARELGIAPEDCLVVEDSVSGVTAASGAGMTVIGFTGASHIEDGHHEHLESAGAWRTLPAMAGLPQLLAEWRRQRGDNGPAPEEQRP, from the coding sequence ATGGAAACCCTGATTTTTGACTGCGACGGCGTGCTGGTGGACAGCGAGGTGATCGCCGAAGCCACCCTGGTGGATATGCTGCGGGACTGGCTGCCGGACCTGGCACCCGACACGGTGCTGCGCAACGCCCTGGGCATGACCACCGGCAACATCCTGCGCCACCTGGAGCAGCTTAGCGTCCACACCCTGCCGGACGATGCCCTGCCGCGCATCGATGCGGCCATCGAGGGTCGGTTGGGCCAGTCGCTGCAGCCGATCCATGGCGTGGCCGATGTGGTGTCGCGGCTGGACCTGCCGCTGGCGATCGTCTCCAACTCCACCCGTTTCCGGGTCCGCAACTCCCTGCGCACCACCGGCCTGGACGCCTGGCTGGGACAGGCGCCGCTGTTCACCGCCGAGCAGGTGCCGCTGCCAAAACCGGACCCGGCGGTCTATCTGCTGGCCGCCCGCGAACTGGGGATTGCGCCGGAGGACTGCCTGGTGGTGGAGGACAGCGTCTCCGGCGTCACCGCCGCCAGCGGCGCCGGCATGACCGTGATCGGCTTCACCGGTGCCAGCCACATCGAGGACGGCCACCACGAACACCTGGAAAGCGCCGGCGCCTGGCGCACCCTGCCGGCCATGGCCGGCCTGCCCCAACTGTTGGCGGAATGGCGCCGGCAACGGGGCGACAACGGCCCGGCACCGGAGGAGCAACGCCCATGA
- the xylB gene encoding xylulokinase, with protein sequence MYVGVDCGTQSTKVVVVDVDNGRILGEASRPHRLEEGENGRREQAPADWEQAFVEAFGEAVERARVNPRSIRAIGISGQQHGLVALDASGEPVHPAKLWCDTETAPQNARLIELLGGEAGCIDRLGLVLQTGYTASKLAWLRETHPDAYRRIDTLLLPHDYLNFRLTGERVAEAGDASGTGYFDTRTRQWRHDVLEIIAPELDPERVLPRLIGAREPAGTVRPEMAAKLGLAGDVLVSSGGGDNMMGAIGTGNIEPGLVTVSLGTSGTVYAYSPEPVHSDSAMVANFCASCDGWLPLACTMNVTSATTLVRKLLKLDLAHFSDHVAAAPIGAEGVTILPFFNGERVPMLPHASASFVGLTSLNTSPANLCRAVVEGATFGLRYGLEHLGGLARNASQIRLTGGGARSPVWRQIVADTLGAEVVCPEISESAALGAAIQAAWCDASERGPGTPLSDLCRRLVKLDSATHCVPDADNRRRYDDIYQRYREVLHDRHAVPH encoded by the coding sequence ATGTACGTAGGCGTCGATTGCGGTACCCAGAGCACCAAAGTCGTTGTGGTGGACGTGGACAACGGCCGCATCCTGGGGGAAGCCAGCCGGCCCCATCGACTGGAGGAAGGCGAGAACGGGCGCCGCGAGCAGGCGCCCGCCGACTGGGAGCAGGCGTTCGTGGAAGCCTTCGGCGAGGCGGTCGAGCGGGCCCGGGTGAATCCGCGCTCGATCCGGGCCATCGGCATTTCCGGACAGCAGCATGGCCTGGTCGCGCTGGACGCCAGCGGCGAGCCGGTGCACCCCGCCAAACTCTGGTGCGACACCGAAACCGCGCCCCAGAACGCACGCCTGATCGAGCTGCTGGGCGGCGAAGCCGGCTGCATCGACCGGCTGGGGCTGGTGCTGCAGACCGGCTACACCGCCTCCAAACTGGCCTGGCTGCGGGAAACCCACCCCGACGCCTACCGCCGCATCGACACCCTGCTGCTGCCCCACGACTACCTGAATTTCCGCCTCACCGGCGAGCGGGTGGCCGAGGCCGGCGATGCCTCCGGTACCGGTTATTTCGATACCCGCACCCGCCAGTGGCGTCACGACGTGCTGGAAATCATTGCCCCGGAGCTGGACCCGGAGCGAGTGTTGCCGCGACTGATCGGCGCCCGGGAACCCGCCGGCACCGTGCGCCCGGAGATGGCCGCCAAGCTGGGCCTGGCCGGGGATGTGCTGGTATCCAGCGGCGGCGGCGACAACATGATGGGGGCGATCGGCACCGGCAACATCGAACCGGGGCTGGTGACCGTCAGCCTGGGCACCTCCGGCACGGTCTACGCCTATTCCCCGGAACCGGTGCACAGCGACAGCGCCATGGTGGCCAACTTCTGCGCCAGCTGCGACGGCTGGCTGCCACTGGCCTGCACCATGAACGTCACCTCGGCCACAACCCTCGTGCGCAAGCTGCTCAAACTGGACCTGGCCCACTTCAGCGACCACGTGGCGGCGGCGCCGATCGGCGCCGAAGGCGTCACCATCCTGCCCTTCTTCAACGGCGAGCGGGTGCCCATGCTGCCCCATGCCAGCGCCAGCTTCGTCGGCCTGACCAGCCTCAATACCTCGCCGGCCAATCTGTGCCGGGCTGTGGTGGAAGGCGCCACCTTCGGACTGCGTTACGGCCTGGAACATCTGGGCGGCCTGGCCCGCAACGCCAGCCAGATCCGCCTGACCGGTGGCGGCGCCCGCAGCCCAGTGTGGCGCCAGATCGTCGCCGACACCCTGGGTGCCGAGGTGGTGTGCCCGGAAATCAGCGAATCCGCGGCCCTGGGCGCCGCTATCCAGGCCGCCTGGTGCGATGCTTCAGAGCGCGGACCGGGCACGCCGCTGTCCGATCTGTGCCGACGGCTGGTCAAGCTGGACAGCGCGACTCACTGCGTCCCCGACGCCGACAACCGCCGCCGCTACGACGACATCTACCAGCGCTACCGCGAAGTGCTCCACGACCGGCACGCCGTCCCGCATTGA
- a CDS encoding nucleoside/nucleotide kinase family protein: protein MTPSIAEIAQTIRAACVEKGRLIVALAGPPAAGKSLLSERLAETLNAQEADCAVVVPMDGYHFDNAVLAPRGQLAIKGAPETFDPDSLHHDLARIRQARAPVAVPVFDRPLDLARAGARIVTPEHRVVIVEGNYLLLDQPAWRPLHALFDLTLFLDVPDGELVTRLIERWLEMGQDEAGALDRTHNKDMLNAALIKRESIEPDIRWSNTDTRVAT, encoded by the coding sequence ATGACACCCAGTATCGCCGAAATCGCCCAGACCATCCGCGCCGCCTGCGTGGAGAAAGGCCGGTTGATCGTCGCCCTGGCCGGACCGCCGGCGGCGGGCAAATCCCTGCTGTCGGAACGGCTGGCGGAAACGCTCAACGCCCAGGAAGCCGACTGCGCAGTGGTGGTACCGATGGACGGCTACCACTTCGACAACGCGGTGCTGGCGCCGCGCGGGCAACTGGCCATCAAGGGCGCTCCGGAAACCTTCGACCCGGACAGCCTGCATCACGACCTGGCGCGTATCCGGCAGGCCCGGGCGCCCGTCGCAGTGCCGGTATTCGACCGGCCGCTGGACCTGGCACGGGCCGGCGCCCGCATCGTCACACCGGAGCACCGGGTGGTGATCGTGGAGGGCAACTATCTGCTGCTGGACCAGCCCGCCTGGCGCCCTCTGCACGCTTTGTTCGACCTGACCCTGTTCCTGGACGTGCCGGACGGGGAACTGGTCACCCGGCTGATCGAACGCTGGCTGGAAATGGGTCAGGACGAAGCAGGCGCCCTCGACCGCACTCACAACAAGGACATGCTCAACGCGGCGCTGATCAAGCGTGAGTCCATTGAACCGGACATCCGCTGGTCCAACACGGACACCCGCGTCGCCACCTGA
- a CDS encoding aspartate/glutamate racemase family protein, whose translation MKTIGLLGGMSWESTASYYRALNEGVKSALGGLHSARIVLYSVDFAEIEAMQARDDWEGAARLLSQAARGVQAAGADFLMIGTNTMHRVATDIEAAVDIPLLHIADATAERLMADDVERVGLLGTRYTMVQDFYKGRMTDQYGLDVLVPPEDEQDEIHRIIFEELCLGRIREASRLSLLSSIQALYERGARAVILGCTEIALLVRQGDTGVRLYDTTAIHAERAIEWALSDVKV comes from the coding sequence ATGAAGACCATCGGCCTTCTCGGCGGCATGAGCTGGGAGTCCACCGCCAGTTACTACCGCGCCCTGAACGAAGGGGTGAAATCAGCCCTGGGCGGCCTGCATTCGGCCCGGATTGTCCTCTACAGCGTCGACTTTGCCGAGATCGAGGCCATGCAGGCCCGCGATGACTGGGAGGGCGCCGCCCGGCTCCTGTCACAAGCGGCCCGGGGCGTGCAGGCCGCCGGTGCCGATTTCCTGATGATCGGCACCAACACCATGCACCGGGTGGCGACCGATATCGAAGCCGCCGTCGACATTCCCCTGCTGCACATCGCCGACGCCACGGCGGAGCGGCTGATGGCGGATGACGTTGAACGGGTGGGGTTGCTGGGCACTCGCTACACCATGGTCCAGGATTTCTACAAGGGCCGCATGACGGACCAATACGGTCTGGATGTGCTGGTGCCGCCGGAGGATGAACAGGACGAGATCCACCGAATCATCTTCGAGGAGTTGTGCCTGGGCCGGATTCGGGAGGCGTCGCGGCTGAGCTTACTGTCCAGCATCCAGGCCCTGTACGAGCGTGGCGCCCGGGCGGTGATCCTCGGTTGCACCGAGATTGCGCTGCTGGTGCGTCAGGGTGACACCGGCGTACGCCTCTACGACACCACCGCGATCCACGCCGAACGGGCCATCGAATGGGCCCTGTCCGACGTTAAGGTCTGA
- a CDS encoding ABC transporter substrate-binding protein: MKLKHALPLAGIAAFSTLAAQAETLTVATVNNNDMVIMQRLSSAFEEAHPDIDLEWVVLEENVLRQRLTTDIATNGGQFDVMTIGTYEAPIWAERGWLEPLQDLPEAYKPDDLIKPVLDGLSYDGKPYALPFYAESSMMYYRKDLFEKAGIEMTDQPTWTEVRDWASKINDPDNDVAGICLRGKPGWGENMAFVTTLVNTYGGRWFDMDWNPEIDSKAWNEAITFYVDLLNDYGPAGASSNGFNENLALFSRGNCGMWVDATSAAGKLYNPDESDVASKLGFAPAPVAQTPKGSHWLWSWALAIPSSSDAKDAAREFVTWATSQEYISMVGEKEGWTSVPPGTRQSTYKNDHYQEAAPFADFVLDAIEEADPTDATLKPVPYTGVQIVSIPEFQSVGTQVGQMIAAALTGEMSVEQALSNAQRATRRTMERAGYIK, encoded by the coding sequence ATGAAGCTCAAACACGCCCTGCCCCTCGCCGGCATTGCGGCTTTCTCAACGCTCGCGGCCCAGGCCGAAACCCTGACCGTGGCGACGGTCAACAACAATGACATGGTCATCATGCAGCGCCTCTCCAGCGCCTTCGAAGAAGCGCATCCGGACATCGACCTGGAATGGGTGGTGCTGGAAGAAAACGTACTGCGCCAGCGCCTGACCACCGACATCGCCACCAACGGCGGCCAGTTCGACGTGATGACCATCGGCACCTACGAGGCCCCCATCTGGGCCGAGCGCGGCTGGCTGGAACCGCTCCAGGACCTGCCCGAAGCCTACAAGCCGGACGATCTGATCAAGCCCGTGCTCGACGGCCTGAGCTACGACGGCAAACCCTACGCCCTGCCGTTCTATGCCGAAAGCTCGATGATGTACTACCGCAAGGACCTGTTCGAGAAGGCCGGCATCGAGATGACCGACCAGCCCACCTGGACCGAGGTGCGTGACTGGGCCAGCAAGATCAACGATCCCGACAACGACGTGGCGGGCATCTGCCTGCGCGGCAAGCCCGGCTGGGGCGAGAACATGGCGTTCGTCACCACCCTGGTGAACACGTACGGCGGCCGCTGGTTCGATATGGACTGGAATCCGGAGATCGATTCCAAGGCCTGGAACGAGGCCATCACCTTCTACGTCGACCTGCTCAACGACTACGGTCCCGCCGGTGCCAGTTCCAACGGCTTCAACGAGAACCTGGCACTGTTCTCCCGCGGCAACTGCGGTATGTGGGTGGACGCCACCTCCGCCGCCGGCAAGCTCTACAATCCGGACGAATCCGACGTCGCCAGCAAGCTCGGCTTCGCACCGGCCCCGGTGGCACAGACCCCGAAAGGCTCCCACTGGCTCTGGTCCTGGGCGCTGGCGATTCCGTCGTCCTCCGACGCCAAGGACGCGGCGCGTGAGTTCGTCACCTGGGCCACATCCCAGGAGTACATCTCGATGGTCGGCGAGAAGGAAGGCTGGACCAGCGTACCGCCGGGGACCCGCCAGTCCACTTACAAGAACGATCATTACCAGGAAGCGGCACCCTTTGCCGACTTCGTGCTGGACGCCATCGAGGAGGCCGACCCCACCGACGCCACCCTCAAGCCGGTGCCCTACACCGGGGTGCAGATCGTGAGCATTCCCGAGTTCCAGTCGGTCGGCACCCAGGTGGGCCAGATGATCGCCGCCGCCCTGACCGGCGAGATGTCGGTGGAGCAGGCCCTGAGCAACGCTCAGCGGGCCACCCGCCGCACCATGGAGCGTGCGGGCTACATCAAGTAG
- a CDS encoding ABC transporter ATP-binding protein: protein MATLQLKNVIKEFGETHVIKGVDLEVKDREFVVFVGPSGCGKSTLLRMIAGLESTSDGDILIDGQRMNEVGPAERGLAMVFQSYALYPHMTVEDNMGFSLRLAGIPKTERKQKVLDAARILQLENLLERKPRALSGGQRQRVAIGRAIVRNPSIFLFDEPLSNLDAALRVQMRVELARLHEELDATMIYVTHDQIEAMTMADKIVVLQGGIVEQIGSPMALYHHPRNRFVAGFIGSPTMNFMAVTYRDSNAEGVNVELPGGASCRIPVDGSDLADGASLELGIRPEHLSLADDGPLSGRIQVIERLGGATSLYVQMEQGIVTVVADGDIEHKVGDVVRFGFQPFRGHLFRDDGLALTSLEQHPLTAIDRQANRAPSDSGNP, encoded by the coding sequence ATGGCAACGCTTCAACTGAAAAACGTGATCAAGGAATTCGGCGAAACCCACGTCATCAAGGGCGTGGACCTGGAGGTAAAGGACAGGGAATTCGTCGTTTTTGTCGGACCGTCCGGCTGCGGAAAATCCACCCTGCTGCGTATGATCGCCGGGCTGGAGAGCACCAGCGACGGCGACATCCTCATCGACGGCCAGCGCATGAACGAGGTGGGCCCGGCCGAGCGCGGCCTGGCCATGGTATTCCAGAGCTACGCCCTCTACCCGCACATGACGGTGGAGGACAACATGGGCTTCAGCCTGCGCCTGGCGGGCATTCCCAAGACTGAGCGCAAGCAGAAGGTGCTGGACGCCGCCCGCATCCTGCAACTGGAGAACCTGCTGGAACGCAAGCCGCGCGCCCTGTCCGGCGGCCAGCGCCAGCGGGTGGCCATTGGCCGCGCCATCGTGCGCAACCCCAGCATCTTCCTGTTCGATGAGCCGCTCTCGAACCTGGACGCCGCCCTGCGGGTGCAGATGCGGGTGGAACTCGCCCGCCTGCACGAAGAGCTGGACGCCACCATGATCTACGTCACCCACGACCAGATCGAGGCCATGACCATGGCCGACAAGATCGTGGTGCTGCAGGGCGGGATCGTGGAGCAGATCGGCTCCCCGATGGCGCTCTACCACCACCCCCGCAACCGGTTTGTAGCCGGGTTCATCGGCTCGCCCACCATGAATTTCATGGCCGTCACCTATCGCGACAGCAACGCCGAGGGAGTCAACGTGGAACTGCCCGGCGGCGCCAGCTGCCGGATTCCGGTGGACGGCAGCGACCTGGCCGACGGCGCGTCGCTGGAGTTGGGCATCCGCCCGGAACACCTGAGCCTGGCGGACGACGGCCCCCTGAGCGGACGCATCCAGGTGATCGAACGGCTGGGTGGAGCCACCTCCCTGTACGTCCAGATGGAACAGGGCATTGTCACCGTGGTGGCCGACGGCGACATCGAACACAAGGTGGGCGACGTCGTCCGTTTCGGCTTCCAGCCCTTCCGCGGCCATTTGTTCCGCGACGACGGCCTGGCCCTGACCAGCCTGGAGCAGCACCCACTGACCGCCATTGATCGCCAGGCCAATCGGGCGCCTTCCGATTCCGGCAACCCATAA